The nucleotide window CCTTCATCATCCTGTTTGGTTGTGAGTTCATTGTTCGTACTTATTCTATTAGCCGCAGACGTCCAGACTTAAATTGGTTGCAAACTATATTGCGGCGATGGTTTGATATTTTTCTGTTACTTCCTTTTTGGCGCTGGCTAAGAATTGTTCCTTTAACAGTTCATTTATATCAGTCTGAACTTGTTAATTTAGAGCCACTGCGCGAGCAGCTTAACCACGATGTTGTCATTAATTTTGCCGAAGAGATGACTGAAGTTGTTGGAATTCGGATCATTGATCAAGCTCAGGAGGCAGTGAATCGAGGTGATGTAGCAAATTGGATATTAAATCCAGATTCCCGCCGTCCTTACATCAATATTAATAATACGAACGAAGTACAGGCGATCGCTACCCGTTTGTTAGACCTCAGCATTCATCAAGTTTTGCCTAAAATGCAACCTGATATTGAAGCTCTCGTTCATCATATGGTTGTCAATACTCTCAATCAATCCCCAATCTACCAACAAATAAAAAACGTTCCTGGTGTCAGTCGTCTCCCTAACCAATTAACAGAGAAACTCGCTACAGAAGTATCTCAAGCTACATACCGTACTATGACTAAATTTCTCCAAGATCCTGTAGTTATGCAATTGTCCAATCAATTAGTAGAAAACTTTATTCAAGCTTTGCAAGTAGAAGTGCAAAAACAGCAAAATATTCAAGAAATTCAAGCATTAGTTGTCGATCTTCTAGAGGAGATCAAGATTAATTATGTTAAAGGTCTTGAGAAAGAAGGAGTAGAAGGATTATGGGAAGAGTCTTATCAGTTGCGTAGAATTGCCGCTAACGAACAGTAGTTTTTAGTAGGTATATGTGAATATACAAAGCTTTTGAATGGTTTTTGAATGCTCTAATTTATCGGCTACTAGTAGTTAATTATATCCAGAAGCTATTAGCAATTCTACCTGGATATTCATAGCTCAAATATAAATGTTATGGAGAAGAAAATAGTTGTTATATTCGCTATTTTCCTCTCTCAACTTATGTATTAACTATGCTAAACCAGCATTACCAGGAACTTGGCTAGTTTTGCTTGTACCATGCAAACGGGGATCGGGTTGTGGTGGATTGGGTTCAGGTCCAATTGGTTGTGGATTTGCGATATATTCAAATTCACCTTTTCCATCTGGTGTAGGACCTTTAGCCCAACGCCCTTCAGCACTTTGCGTACCTTCCGAGTGATTCCAGAACTGATAGGCATACTCGTTCTTGCCATATTCGTGGGCGACACTGGGAGCAACTGTTGCCTCTAGTCCTTCACTTTGTAGATCTTCAATTGCCGCTAACCACTGGTTTTGATGCATCGTATCGCGGGCAATCATAAAACTGAGGTGGTCTTTCACTCCAGGGTCGTCTGTCATCTCATACAACCGTACAGCCTGCATCAGACCTTGAGACTCTGCATGGAGATTAGAACGAAAGTCTGCAAGTAAGTTACCACTGGCAACAATAAAGCGACCATTCCAAGGAAAACCAACGCTGTCGGCTGGCATTGCACCTAATCCAGATACGATCGCATGTTGTGGGTTCATAGCGGCTGCCATGATCTCATCTCGGGGATTACTACCACCCATAACTGCACCCACGATCCGGTCTGCGGCTCCTTCTTCCTGAAGTTTCAGCGGTGCCTTATCTAGTAAACACGCAATCATTGTAGCTAGCATCTCAACGTGACCGATTTCCTCAGTACCAATGTCTAGCAACATATCTCGATACTTAGCAGGTCCTCGGCAGTTCCAACCTTGGAATAAGTACTGCATCATGACGGTCATTTCTCCAAATGAACCGCCGATCAGCTCCTGCATTTTCATTGCATATACAGGATCTGGTTTCTCTGGCGGAGTGAAGTATTGCAACCGCTTTTGATGATAAAACATCTAATTCTCCTTAATAAAATTTTTGCTCATAGCCATATAAGACAGCAATCAAGGTGCCGCACTTAGAGACATCTAAATTAGACAATTGATATTTTTGTACTACCTTTAAGTATCTATCTAAAAAACTTTCTTTCATCACCCATTGGAAAGACAAAATCCCATCCAATTTGTATAGGTATATATGCATCTTTTAACTAATGTTGTTAACTAGAATACTGCGTCACAATATATTTTGCTAATACTCACTTATTTGAGCAATTAGAGTCTTGTAAAATTCTAAAAAATTATTAGCAAAAAAAGATATCTTTCTATTAAACGCTGAATATAAAAGCTTTTAGCTTATTTTCTTAATAACTATTAAACTATATTAAAGCGATAAATTAATGATTTATCAACAAAGTTTATATGAGAATTAAATCAATAACTCTAAAATTAGAAGGATTAAAATATTGTTTAGAAAAACGAATAGCATCGTTGATTTAAAAAATGCAAATAAATTCGCTGCTATACAAACATTCACCTACGTGGAACTTGCTAAAAAAGCCGCTACTTTCTGAGTAACGGCTCAACAAATACTGCAAATATTTATGCAACTTTAAGATTCGTCGCGTCCATGTACTTGAGCAGGTGGACTTGTTGCCTCAATTGCCGTAAAAGCCTCGAGTATTTTGTATGTATGAGATGCACCTTTGGGGACAACCCAAGAATCTCCAGGTTCGAGCAAAAGCTTTTGACCTTCTAGGTGTAATTCTGCGCGTCCTTGAATTACATAGCCGACAGTTTCATAATCGCGCGTTGCTTCAGGTTTTGGTTCGTCTGGTTGTTCGTTTTCCCAGAGTCGCATTGACACAGTTTTACCAGAAGCAAGGTACTTCTGACCCATCTCACCGTGTGGTGAATGTTGGGAACTGACTTTCATTACAGTAGTGTCACTCATGCTAGCTTTCCTCCCAAAAGTATGCAATCTCGTTTTAAGGCTTGAGTACGACCTTAATACAATTATCTTTCTTATGCTTGAAGGTTTCATAACCTTTGGGTGCATCTTCTAGCTTCATGCGATGCGTAATCACAAAAGACGGATCGATATCGCCATTTTGGATGTGTTCAAGCAATGGCTTTAAATAACGATGGACGTGTGTTTGTCCCATCTTCATCGTTAAACCTTTATTCATCGCAGCACCCATAGGCATCTTGTCGATGAAGCCACCATAAACGCCAGGAATTGATACCGTACCACCCTTACGACAGGCAACAATCACTTGTCTTAGCGCAGTTGGTCGATCAGTTTCTAATCGCAATGCTTGCTTTGCTTCATCATAGAATCCTTCTAAACCTGTCCCGTGGGCTTCCATACCGACAGCATCCATACAAGCATCAGGTCCGCGCCCACCTGTCATTTCTTTGAGGGCTTCCCCGACATCGACTTCTTCATAGTTGAGAACTTCTGCCTTACCCTGTTCTTTTGCCATTTGTAGGCGTTCAGGAACTCGATCAATGGCAATGACGCGGTCTGCACCTAACATATATGCACTTCTAATCGCAAACTGTCCTACAGGTCCACATCCCCAAATCGCTACAGTATCACCTGGCTTGATGTCGCAATTTTCTGCCGCCATGTATCCTGTCGGAAAAATATCTGTGAGAAACAGTACTTGGTCATCAGTAAGTCCTTCAGGGATCTTGAATAAACCAACATCTGCAAAAGGAACGCGGGCATATTCAGCTTGACCGCCAGCATAACCTCCTAGCATATGGGAGTAGCCAAAAAGACCTGAGGGCGAGTGTCCCATCAGTTTTTCGGCAATCCAAGCATTAGGGTTAGAGTTATCGCATAACGACCATAAATCGCGGTTACAGAAAAAGCAGTTACCACAAGATATAGTGAAGGGAACGACAACGCGATCGCCTTTTTGCACATTTTTAACTGCACTACCCAGTTCGACAACCTCTCCCATAAATTCATGACCAAGGATGTCGCCTTTTTTCATCGTTGGGACATACCCGTCATAAAGGTGTAGATCAGAACCACAAATTGCTGTTGATGTAATTTTAATAATGGCATCGCGCGGATTCAGGATCTTGGGATCTGGTACATTTTTCACCTCAACCTTGTTAGTACCTTCCCAGCAAACTGCTTTCATGAAATATATTTCTCCTTATATCAATTAACTTTTGGTCTTTCTATTCCCTTCCGGAAGGTTGACCTTCTGTTGTCGCAATCTCGCCCGCTTCCATCAATTGTTTGAAACGACGGAGATCGTCACCAATTTGCTGTTCGGGTTCTTCACCAAAAAGTTTTGCTACTGCTGATGCGATCGCTCCACCTGGAGGGTTATATTCCAAGACAACTTTAACTTCTGTACCGCGATTCTCTGGTGCAGGTTTAAAGCGGACAAAACCAGAATTCTCAATATCAGCGTCTTCTGCAGAAGCCCAAGCGATTAATTCGTTTTCTTTCTCTTGAATAATTTCTGCATCCCACTCAACACTAGTATCTAAAGGTGCTTTGGCAACCCAATGCGATTTTTTACTATCGATTACCGTTACCGACTCTAGATGCTTCATGAATGTAGGTAATTTAGCAAAATCGTGCCAGTAGCTATAGAGTTCTGCAGCAGGTTTGTTAATTGTGACTGTTTTTTCAACTTTAATCGGTTGATTCAATCCGATTGCTTCTTGGGCTTGCTTCAAAGTGCTTTGTTTTTTGCCCCTTGATAAAGTAAACCACCACCTGCAACTGCCATGAGCACGCCGCGTAGCGATCGCTGCCTTAAACCCATTAATACCATTGCACCGCCACCAATCAGCGATGTCCAACGCTCTTTATCGCCTGCTTCTATTGATTCTGACTGTTCGCTTGATTTATCTTGTGGAGTTAATTCCATAGCAACTTAATCAATTTAGACTTATATGTACAAACTTTCAGATGAAAGTCATAAGAAAAGAACAAAGTTAGTTGAATCTCTCTTTTTACTGCTACATAGAGTTGAGTTTTGAGTAAAAAACAAAACTCAACTCTCAAATCTTTTACTGAGCAGCGATCGCAGGTCCTGTTGTCGGCTTACCTGGCTTGACTTCATTTCCTACTCGCGCCCGATACAGTTTTACTAAATGCTGTTCCTGCTGCATCAAGTCTTGAACGATATCTTGGATCAAGGCTGTAGTTACGGGATCTGTGGTACTTACCATTAAGGTAGAAAGATCGTTGATACCTGTTTGCAAGTCACCTAATGCACTACGGATTTGATAAATATCATCGCTACCGTGAAGTGCAGCTTTGACTTTAGCGTACTTATCCGCAATATTTGCGCTCAATGACGGCTTTTCACCCAAAGCAGCTAAACGTGCTTCTAACTTTTGAATGTGCTGCAACTTACTTTGCATCATTTGTTGAAAGAGCGATCGCACTTCACCATCAGATTCTTTTTCTGCATAGTGTTCTAATGCTTCTTGAGCATATCGCTCACCTGCTAAAGCAGTATTTAAGGCTTGAACAACTTCGCTCTTTTTCGAGCCACCCCATGCATCTGCTAATTTCCACCACTCTGCGTTATTGTCAGTTTCGTTTGGCAATGCAGCTTCTTTGCCACCGTAACCTAAACGGCTCAAAATCGCTGTCGTAAAGATTGCTAAGTCTCCAGGTTGACGCGAGGTAATGAGATTACCATCAACTGCTAATGGTTCATCTACATAATTTGCACCAGCGTTGATCATGTCCTTGCGCACTGCAATAAAGCCAGTAGCTGTTTTACCTTTAAGCAAATCACCTTCAATTAAAAGTTGTGGTCCGTGACAAACTGCAGCGATAAGTTTTCCTTGTTCCATTGCTTCTTGAACAAAGCGTACAGTATTCGGATTGCGACGCATTCTATCAGGAGCCATTCCGCCTGGAACAATGATTGCATCAAACTGGGAAGCCATAGCTTCTGTTGTTGTTCCATCAGCTTCTTTGGCAAGCTTACCTTGTTTGCCTTTGTACTTTTCGTTTGTGCGCGAACCTAGAATGGTGACATCGAATCCTGCTTGCTTCAACGCATTGTATGGCACTTGAAATTCAACATCTTCAACTCCATTTTCGATGAGTATAGCGACTTTTTTACTATTGTAAGAATTATTAGAAATTGTCATTTGACCTCCTGAACTAATGTGATTTGTACTCAATTTGCTTTGAAAATGGTGTAATATCTTCTGCTCTGAATAACTTTTTTTAGCTACGTTGGTGCTGTATGCTGCTAAGTTTTGCAGTAGTCGTGACTTGCACTGCCTAAAGGACTACCTTTGCATAATTTAAACTGAGGACCTTGAATCGATAAATATCCTTTTTCGTTTGAATCTCCATTCAAGATTTGCGCTCTCACGTAGCTTTACTTCAGTGTGTTTTGAACAACGTAGCTTCGCACCAGTTCCTTTCTCTAGGTTATGTAGCTTGCTTTAACTTCTCTTCACTCCAAAGGGATATATTTTGGCGAGCGCGGGGGATACTACCTAAGAAATAGATTGCCAAGGGTGCAAAAGCGTTATTCTGAAAAGATAGGCGTCAATTTTTATTAGGTTTTACAGCAATTTATCAGGACGAAAGATTATGGCTGAAAAAATAAATAAAGCTGATAAAGATACCCATGAATTTATAGACGAAGTAGAGCAAGAAAGTACTGCATCTTATGGCACAGGAGTACACACACCACCTGGCGTAAATTCTGGCAGAAAGACAGTGCGCGATCGCCTGAATGATTACAACGATGTCAGCCCAGAGTTATCAGGAGGCGACTTAGATGCAGCCTGGGATCAAGCTGATGTTGCTGGTGAAGAAGCGGTAGGAGGAACTGCACCGACTCCTGATCAAAATGTTGTTGATGAAATAGGATCAGCAGTAGGGCTAGATATGGCAGAAGAAGAATATGTTCATACTACCGAAGTACTAAATGTCCGTGACGATCGCCGTTGGGAGTTAGATCCGCAATCTTCTGAAGATTATCAAGAACACAGTGATTAAGTCAATTGGTAATTGGTAATCGGTAATGGGTCATTGGGTTAGAAAAGTTTTGAGTTTAAATATTTTTCTCAATTCAACGCTCGCCCAGTCACCCATCTTGCACAGTAGTGCTACTTAATTGCTTGAGTGTCTTTATTATCTAATCCTTCTTGCTCGTGTTCTAAACGTAATTCTCCCTGAGGTTCTGATCGGAACCACATAGGAGTATCTGAACCAACAGCACCTTTAGCGACAGTAACGCCGCCATCAACTAACCACAATGCACCTGTGACGTAGCTTGCTTCAGAAGACGCAATAAACGCATAAACATTTGCCACTTCTTCAGGTGTACCGCGTCGCGCCATGGGTGTTCCCTGAATCAGCATTTTCTCCATTTTGCTATCCATTGGTCCTTTTTCTTTGCGCGTCCATGCTGTATCAATTGCACCAGGACAAACACAATTAGCACGGATACAATATTTTGCTTGCTCAACTGCAACGCCTTTCATAAAAGAATGCATCCAGCCTTTAGTACCACCGTACGGGGTGTTTTGGGCAATGCCATTAAAACCAGCTTCTGAGCCAGCAGAAACGATATTACCACGGGATTTTTGCAAGTGCGGTAGAGCATACTTAGTCATCAAGAATGCAGAACGAATGTTCATCCGCACGGTGTCATCAAAAACGTCAACTGGGTAGTCTTGCGTTTCTGCTGTAGCTAGAAATACACCTGCATTATTAATGAGGATATCTAATTGCCCATAAGCAGTAATCGCAGTTTGAACGCAGTTTTGAGCGTGGAATTCTTGAGAAACGTCACCAGCATAGGGAACTGCTTCACCACCGTACTTTTTAATGGCATCGACAACATCCTGAATCGGATCGTCGGGTAAGCTGTTGACGATGACTTTTGCTCCTTCTTTGGCAAATTTATGAGCGATCGCCTCTCCAATTCCTGTCGCTGCTCCTGTCACAATGGCAACTTTTCCTTCTAGACGTCGATCCATGTTGTCACCTCCTGATTGTTTTGCGATCGCAAGTCGTGCAGATATTTATTTCAATTTGTCCACCATAAAGTTGATATACATCTGTCTTGGGTGGGGTTCATCAAAATCATGACCTTTGATACCTTTCGGTTAGGCAGTTTTCTAAATTCTGTGAAGAAGACTGAACTTGCAATTTACTTGAGCAATTTGAGCCGAGGTTTTTATGGCAACTACTAATGATGAGACAGTAACCCAAGTCGTCAAAGCTTTTCAAAGCTTGGGTGTAGATGAGCAATTAGCTTTATTCTGGTTTATTTACAAAGAAATGGGTGACTCAATTACACCAGCTGCTCCTCAAGCTAGCACCGTTTCACCTGATATTGCAGAAGGGCTTTTCAATCAGATCAAAGAAAAGTCTCACGAAGAACAGCTACAGTTTCAGCGTGACTTGATTAATAATGCCGATACTGAATACACCCGCATGTATGGCTCAATGAGTGATACCACTAAGCTATTAGTTTGGTATCGTTTAGCTCAAGGAATGGACAGTGGTACAATCATTCCTATGCCACCCAATTATGAACTTTCCTCAGAAGCAAAAAAAGTTCTTGAGCAGGTGAAAGGACTTGAATTTGAGCAGCAAATTACAACAATGCGTGACTATGTATCACCGATGGGCGCAGAACCCAAGGCTGGGGCAGAAGTATAAGCTTAATAGCATTGAAGTGATTGATCAGATTGAGCGCAGTTGTCAAATGTCAATCTAATGTATTCTCAGCCATCAAGCATCACAATTGCGTTGCGATGCGTTTTTCTTGTTCGAGAACGTCAGACAAAATAAACAAATACGAGGGTGCAATGACTTCTACGAACATGGATAGTGTTAATAAATCTGTAGCAGCTTTCAAGCAATTAGATATTGACGATCGCTTAGCTGCCTTAGCCTTAATTTATCAAGAAGTAGCTAGTGCAGTACCAGCGAACGCCTTACAAGCATCACCCCAAGTAAGTGGGTTAGTTGCAAAAATTCAGAAACTATCTCAACAAAGACAGGTTGATGCGTTGCGAGATCTCTTACCTGCAACAAGAAACGATCAAAACGAGACAACTCTCGATCCAAATCCTAGTAAAGCATTAACTGAACTCATTTCTGGTGGCAATACTGTTCCTACAAGTGAGTATGGCTCAATGCCAACTGAGTCAAAATTAGCATTTTGGTATCAAATAGCACAGAAACTAGGTAATGGTGTTGTAGGAATCCCCAGTGATTATCATCCTTCAGCGCAAGTAACTGAATTGTTAAGCTCGCTCAAATCGCTAGACACTGATCAGAAAGTGAGTTTTTTAACACAAGCACTTTAAGTTGCATGTGTTGACTCAGCACTAGCGTTATCAGTGAAATATTCGTAATGGAAGTAGATGGCAATTCACAATTGCACTACTTCCTTTTTTATATGTAAGTCTTGTTGTACTGATTCTAAAAACAGTTGCAATTCCCCTGTACATCCGTGCTCACTTCGTTGTAGCAACTCTCAGCTAAAAAAAATGTAACTCATGCTGCTCTGAGGGAGATACTGTTATTAGTACAAATTCGCACTAGTAAGCATCACAATGATGAAATCTGCTACTACCCCAGGGGAGTTGATACATTACACATGGTAGATTTTTATACTGTACTACGCTGGTTAGCTGTGTTGTTCTTAGTGATTGCTAGTGTAGTGATATTTATTATGTACTTTCGGGGAACGTTTCGCGATCGCATCGAGTACAAAATCAAAAATGTCCCTGCACCAGGCGATCCGCGTTTTCCGTTAGCACTTGCTAGTCTCTCAAATTCGGTAACAACTAGCGGACGGTTAACAGGTTTCTGGATAGAAGCTGAAGCGATCAATGCGGCTAGAATCGCTGCAATTCACAGCGCTGAGCATACAATCCATTTTGAAACTTTTTTCATGACTCCAGGGCGTCGTGTCAATGACTTAGCCGACGCACTGATCGAACGAGCACAAGCTGGTGTTGAAGTTGAAATTGTTGTCGATCAATATGGTGCAAAAGAATTATCGCGGCGCTATTGGCAAAGATTACGTTCTGCAGGAATTAATATTCATTTCTATAATGATTTCAACTGGAAAGCTCCTGTTGATTACTTTGCTCGTACTCACCGTAAATTGTTACTCATTGATGGCAAGGTATGTTTAATTGGTGGTGCAGGAATTTCTGATTACTGGGATGGATTAGACAATATCAAAGATACTGGTCCTTGGTACGATTTTGAAATGCGTTGGGAAGGTGAAGTTGTTGCTGTACTTGAAGGAGTATTTATGCAGCATTGGACTTATGTGCGTGGTACTGCGGACTTAGATCCGCGTGTTTTTCATCCTTCACCCAACAATGATGCAATTGTTTTAGTTACAGCAGGCGACGATCCTTCCTATCGCGCCTCTAGTGTCAGAGCATTATTTCAAGTTAGTATCTCTTCAGCAAAACGGCGGATTTGGATTGCTAGTCCTTATTTTTTACCCGACAAAAACTTGCAACGAGAGCTTATTATTGCAAAAAATAATGGAATTGATGTGTGTGTTCTCACTAACGGCAGTCAGTGTGATAAAAAATTTGTTTATTATGCCTCGTGTGAACTGTATGGCGATTTGCTCAAAGCTGGCGTACAAATTTATGAATATCAGCCTAGTATGATGCACGCCAAAGCCTTGCTGCTAGATAACTACTGGGTAAGTAGTGGT belongs to Gloeocapsopsis sp. IPPAS B-1203 and includes:
- a CDS encoding SDR family oxidoreductase: MDRRLEGKVAIVTGAATGIGEAIAHKFAKEGAKVIVNSLPDDPIQDVVDAIKKYGGEAVPYAGDVSQEFHAQNCVQTAITAYGQLDILINNAGVFLATAETQDYPVDVFDDTVRMNIRSAFLMTKYALPHLQKSRGNIVSAGSEAGFNGIAQNTPYGGTKGWMHSFMKGVAVEQAKYCIRANCVCPGAIDTAWTRKEKGPMDSKMEKMLIQGTPMARRGTPEEVANVYAFIASSEASYVTGALWLVDGGVTVAKGAVGSDTPMWFRSEPQGELRLEHEQEGLDNKDTQAIK
- a CDS encoding cupin domain-containing protein; this encodes MSDTTVMKVSSQHSPHGEMGQKYLASGKTVSMRLWENEQPDEPKPEATRDYETVGYVIQGRAELHLEGQKLLLEPGDSWVVPKGASHTYKILEAFTAIEATSPPAQVHGRDES
- a CDS encoding SRPBCC family protein, whose translation is MKQAQEAIGLNQPIKVEKTVTINKPAAELYSYWHDFAKLPTFMKHLESVTVIDSKKSHWVAKAPLDTSVEWDAEIIQEKENELIAWASAEDADIENSGFVRFKPAPENRGTEVKVVLEYNPPGGAIASAVAKLFGEEPEQQIGDDLRRFKQLMEAGEIATTEGQPSGRE
- a CDS encoding orange carotenoid protein N-terminal domain-containing protein, with the translated sequence MATTNDETVTQVVKAFQSLGVDEQLALFWFIYKEMGDSITPAAPQASTVSPDIAEGLFNQIKEKSHEEQLQFQRDLINNADTEYTRMYGSMSDTTKLLVWYRLAQGMDSGTIIPMPPNYELSSEAKKVLEQVKGLEFEQQITTMRDYVSPMGAEPKAGAEV
- a CDS encoding DJ-1/PfpI/YhbO family deglycase/protease: MTISNNSYNSKKVAILIENGVEDVEFQVPYNALKQAGFDVTILGSRTNEKYKGKQGKLAKEADGTTTEAMASQFDAIIVPGGMAPDRMRRNPNTVRFVQEAMEQGKLIAAVCHGPQLLIEGDLLKGKTATGFIAVRKDMINAGANYVDEPLAVDGNLITSRQPGDLAIFTTAILSRLGYGGKEAALPNETDNNAEWWKLADAWGGSKKSEVVQALNTALAGERYAQEALEHYAEKESDGEVRSLFQQMMQSKLQHIQKLEARLAALGEKPSLSANIADKYAKVKAALHGSDDIYQIRSALGDLQTGINDLSTLMVSTTDPVTTALIQDIVQDLMQQEQHLVKLYRARVGNEVKPGKPTTGPAIAAQ
- a CDS encoding zinc-dependent alcohol dehydrogenase, with translation MKAVCWEGTNKVEVKNVPDPKILNPRDAIIKITSTAICGSDLHLYDGYVPTMKKGDILGHEFMGEVVELGSAVKNVQKGDRVVVPFTISCGNCFFCNRDLWSLCDNSNPNAWIAEKLMGHSPSGLFGYSHMLGGYAGGQAEYARVPFADVGLFKIPEGLTDDQVLFLTDIFPTGYMAAENCDIKPGDTVAIWGCGPVGQFAIRSAYMLGADRVIAIDRVPERLQMAKEQGKAEVLNYEEVDVGEALKEMTGGRGPDACMDAVGMEAHGTGLEGFYDEAKQALRLETDRPTALRQVIVACRKGGTVSIPGVYGGFIDKMPMGAAMNKGLTMKMGQTHVHRYLKPLLEHIQNGDIDPSFVITHRMKLEDAPKGYETFKHKKDNCIKVVLKP
- a CDS encoding manganese catalase family protein; protein product: MFYHQKRLQYFTPPEKPDPVYAMKMQELIGGSFGEMTVMMQYLFQGWNCRGPAKYRDMLLDIGTEEIGHVEMLATMIACLLDKAPLKLQEEGAADRIVGAVMGGSNPRDEIMAAAMNPQHAIVSGLGAMPADSVGFPWNGRFIVASGNLLADFRSNLHAESQGLMQAVRLYEMTDDPGVKDHLSFMIARDTMHQNQWLAAIEDLQSEGLEATVAPSVAHEYGKNEYAYQFWNHSEGTQSAEGRWAKGPTPDGKGEFEYIANPQPIGPEPNPPQPDPRLHGTSKTSQVPGNAGLA
- a CDS encoding phospholipase D-like domain-containing protein, with the protein product MVDFYTVLRWLAVLFLVIASVVIFIMYFRGTFRDRIEYKIKNVPAPGDPRFPLALASLSNSVTTSGRLTGFWIEAEAINAARIAAIHSAEHTIHFETFFMTPGRRVNDLADALIERAQAGVEVEIVVDQYGAKELSRRYWQRLRSAGINIHFYNDFNWKAPVDYFARTHRKLLLIDGKVCLIGGAGISDYWDGLDNIKDTGPWYDFEMRWEGEVVAVLEGVFMQHWTYVRGTADLDPRVFHPSPNNDAIVLVTAGDDPSYRASSVRALFQVSISSAKRRIWIASPYFLPDKNLQRELIIAKNNGIDVCVLTNGSQCDKKFVYYASCELYGDLLKAGVQIYEYQPSMMHAKALLLDNYWVSSGSANFDPRSFFHNDELDISSADEQLVPNIEQMFLKGFAKSKKLDQTQWRKRSIWQRVLGRVVLFFQSQL
- a CDS encoding DUF6335 family protein → MAEKINKADKDTHEFIDEVEQESTASYGTGVHTPPGVNSGRKTVRDRLNDYNDVSPELSGGDLDAAWDQADVAGEEAVGGTAPTPDQNVVDEIGSAVGLDMAEEEYVHTTEVLNVRDDRRWELDPQSSEDYQEHSD
- a CDS encoding orange carotenoid protein N-terminal domain-containing protein, with product MTSTNMDSVNKSVAAFKQLDIDDRLAALALIYQEVASAVPANALQASPQVSGLVAKIQKLSQQRQVDALRDLLPATRNDQNETTLDPNPSKALTELISGGNTVPTSEYGSMPTESKLAFWYQIAQKLGNGVVGIPSDYHPSAQVTELLSSLKSLDTDQKVSFLTQAL